TGAACAGCACCTCCGCACCCGACGGCCCGGTCCGCACACCCACCCGAGGCCCCTCCGTCACGGAGACTTCCCGGCAGCCCGAGCCCGAGCCCGGACCGACGGCCGTCGCGGCCCCCCGCCCGCAGGAACGGGTGCCGGAACAGGGACGACGGAGTCCTCAGGAAGCGAAGACCTCCAGCCGGGGCGACGGACCAGGTCAGGAGCGGGTTCCGGGACAGCTCCCCGGCCAGGACGGGACCCCCGCGCCGGGAAACCGTCAGAGCGTCGACCGGCCGCGGGGCACCCCTGCGGACCCCCTGGACCATCCCGACCCGCACACCGCGGCCCAGGCCGCAGCCGTGGAGAACCTCCTCCGCTGCTGGGTGCGCGAGGCCGACCTCCCCGCCCCCGCCGACGGCACCCTCCGCATCCCTCTGCCCGCCAGCGGCACCGCTCTGCTGGCCCCCGTCCACTACTGGTCCCCGACGGGCTGGCACCGCTTCGGCCCTCCCCGTCTGGCTGACGTTCCCCCACAGGCCCCGCCCGTAGACGCCGTCATGGTCACCGCACTGCTCACCAGGGAGAGGTCGGACGGAAGCCCCGACGCCCGGCCCCTGACCGCGGTCTCCAGCCCGGCCACCGACGCCGAGCCGGCCGCCGTCCCTGCCCCGGTCGGCCAAGCCGCCTTCCCACTCCTGGACGCCACCGCCGGCAACGACCTCGCCGCACGCGTAGCCGACTCCGTGCGCCGCACCGCCACGTTCATCGACGAGCGCAGAAGGCATCCCGCCGACGAATCCGACCTCTTCCTAGCCGCCGAACAGGCATTGGTGCTCGGACACCCCCTGCACCCCGCTCCGAAGAGCCGCGAGGGTCTCTCCGAGGTCGAAGCACCCCTCTACTCACCTGAGTTGCGCGGTTCCTTCCCCCTCCACTGGATCGCCGTCGCTCCTTCCGTCCTCGCCACCGACTCGGCCTGGACCGAGCGCGGCCGCCCCATCCCGGCGGCACACCTCACAGCACGCCTCGCCGAAACCGGCCTGCCCCTGCCCGACGGATACGCCGCCCTGCCGCTCCACCCCTGGCAGTTGCGGGAAGTCCGGCACCATCCCGCGACCGCGGCCCTGCTCGACGCCGGACTGCTCAGGGATCTCGGAGCACACGGCTCCGCGTGGCACGCCACCTCGTCCGTCCGGACCGTGTATCGCTCCGGTGCCCCCGCCATGCTCAAGCTCTCGTTGGGACTGCGCATCACCAACTCCCGCCGCGAAAATCTCCGTAAGGAACTCCACCGAGGCGTCGAGGTCCACCGCCTTCTGCGCAGTGGGCTCGTCGAGCACTGGCAAGCCGTTCATCCTGGCTTCGACATCGTCCGCGACCCGGCCTGGCTGGCCGTGGACGGACCGGACGGCCAACCCGTGCCGGGACTCGACGTGATGATCCGGCACAACCCCTTCCGCCCCACGGACGACGTCTCCTGCGTCGCCGGGCTCGTCTCGCCCAGGCCCTTCCCCTGGCCGGACACCACGACAGGCGGTGGGACGGCCCACCCGCCGGCCACGCGGTCCCGTCTCGCCGACGTCGTCACGCGCCTCGCGTGCCGGACCGGTCGACCGCCGGGTGCCGTCGCCGCCGAGTGGTTCCTGCGCTATCTGGAGCAGGTCGTCCGTCCGGTGCTGTGGTTCGACGCGGAGGCCGGCATCGCCCTGGAGGCGCATCAGCAGAACACGCTGGTCCACCTGGACGGCGACGGTTGGCCCGTGGGAGGCCGTTACCGGGACAACCAGGGCTACTACTTCCGAGCCTCCCGACGTGCGGAACTCGACGCCAGGCTCCCCGGAACCGGCGAGCACAGCGACACATTCGTCTCCGACGAGGTCACCGACGAACGCTTCGCGTACTACCTCGGCATCAACAACGTCCTCGGTCTCATCGGTGCGTTCGGCTCCCAGCGCCTCGCCGACGAACGGCTGCTGCTCGCCGCCTTCCGCCGTTTCCTGAGCGAGATCGCCTCCGGACCCTCCCGGCTGCGCACCTCACTGCCCGCCCGCCTGCTCGACTCACCCGTTCTTCGTTGCAAGGCCAACCTCCTGACCCGACTGCATGGCCTCGACGAACTCGTCGGCCCGGTCGACACCCAGTCCGTGTACGTCACCATCGCCAACCCCCTGCATTCGTGATCACCCCCGTGTATCGCCTCATCGCCGGCGCTCCGTCGCCCGTGATCACCGTCAACCCCCTTCATTCCCGAGGAACATGCCCCGACCCGTCTCCTGAGAGGAGCGTCGCCGTGCCTTCCACCGACGCGAGTGCCGACGCCGGTACCGCCCCCGGCACCGATGCCGCAACCTGCACCAACCCCGGCCCGGCCGACCGTCGCACCGCCTTCGGAGCCGGCCCGGGCATCGCCGATGCCGGTCCCGTCCGGGGTATCGACGCCGATCCAGCGTGGGGATCCGACAGCGAGGACACTCTCGAACTGCGCCTGCCCGACGAATTCCTCGCGCTCATCGCGAACGAAGCCTCCGACAGCGGCGAGGATCGACGAGGCGAGCACGGCACGGCAGGGCCCGGATCGGCCACCCGGGCATGTGCCGACCTCCTCGACAGCGTCACCGACTGGGGATCCGTGGACACGCCCGTGGGGATGTTCCACCTCGTCCCTGTCCAGGGCGAGCAGGACCTCGCGCTCATCAGCCGCTGGATGAACGACCCCACCGTCGCGGAGTTCTGGCAACTGTCCGGCCCCCGGAACCTGGCCGCGGACCATGTGCACGCCCAACTCGCCGGAGACGGCCGAAGCGTCCCCTGCCTAGGCGTCCTGGACGGCACGCCGATGAGCTACTGGGAGATCTACCGGGCAGACCTCGATCCCTTGGCCCGCCACTACCCCGCCCGACCTCACGACACGGGTATCCACCTCCTCATCGGCTCGGTCACGGACCGCGGACGAGGTCTCGGCAGCGCACTGCTCAGAGCTGTCGCCGACCTCGTGCTCGACAAGCGCCCCGCCTGTGCCCGTGTCATCGCCGAACCCGCCATGCGAAACACCCCTTCTGTCTCCGCTTTCCTGAGCGCCGGCTTCCGGTTCTCCGCCGAGGTCGACCTGCCCGACAAACGAGCCGCCCTCATGGTCCGAGACCGATGCCTGCGCGATCTGATGTGACACAACGTCGCGACAGTGTCACTTTTGGTACACCGCTCGTCCCGGCTCGGTTCCCACTCGCCTCGCACCTTTTTTCAGGCCGGAGTGACATCGCCGTGCAGGGCGGGTGCGGGCCCCCGACCGGACCTCCTGGGCCAGTACTGACCGCCCGC
Above is a window of Streptomyces sp. NBC_00490 DNA encoding:
- a CDS encoding IucA/IucC family protein; protein product: MNSTSAPDGPVRTPTRGPSVTETSRQPEPEPGPTAVAAPRPQERVPEQGRRSPQEAKTSSRGDGPGQERVPGQLPGQDGTPAPGNRQSVDRPRGTPADPLDHPDPHTAAQAAAVENLLRCWVREADLPAPADGTLRIPLPASGTALLAPVHYWSPTGWHRFGPPRLADVPPQAPPVDAVMVTALLTRERSDGSPDARPLTAVSSPATDAEPAAVPAPVGQAAFPLLDATAGNDLAARVADSVRRTATFIDERRRHPADESDLFLAAEQALVLGHPLHPAPKSREGLSEVEAPLYSPELRGSFPLHWIAVAPSVLATDSAWTERGRPIPAAHLTARLAETGLPLPDGYAALPLHPWQLREVRHHPATAALLDAGLLRDLGAHGSAWHATSSVRTVYRSGAPAMLKLSLGLRITNSRRENLRKELHRGVEVHRLLRSGLVEHWQAVHPGFDIVRDPAWLAVDGPDGQPVPGLDVMIRHNPFRPTDDVSCVAGLVSPRPFPWPDTTTGGGTAHPPATRSRLADVVTRLACRTGRPPGAVAAEWFLRYLEQVVRPVLWFDAEAGIALEAHQQNTLVHLDGDGWPVGGRYRDNQGYYFRASRRAELDARLPGTGEHSDTFVSDEVTDERFAYYLGINNVLGLIGAFGSQRLADERLLLAAFRRFLSEIASGPSRLRTSLPARLLDSPVLRCKANLLTRLHGLDELVGPVDTQSVYVTIANPLHS
- a CDS encoding GNAT family N-acetyltransferase; the protein is MPSTDASADAGTAPGTDAATCTNPGPADRRTAFGAGPGIADAGPVRGIDADPAWGSDSEDTLELRLPDEFLALIANEASDSGEDRRGEHGTAGPGSATRACADLLDSVTDWGSVDTPVGMFHLVPVQGEQDLALISRWMNDPTVAEFWQLSGPRNLAADHVHAQLAGDGRSVPCLGVLDGTPMSYWEIYRADLDPLARHYPARPHDTGIHLLIGSVTDRGRGLGSALLRAVADLVLDKRPACARVIAEPAMRNTPSVSAFLSAGFRFSAEVDLPDKRAALMVRDRCLRDLM